A single Drosophila miranda strain MSH22 chromosome XR, D.miranda_PacBio2.1, whole genome shotgun sequence DNA region contains:
- the LOC117186740 gene encoding uncharacterized protein LOC117186740, which yields MGKVERESAQGEASNMEGAGAGTSKEAQSHGVVNVMMEMWRQMQEGQRANAKQMQQFQMEVLRMNQIQMEKTNILLRSLGIRGRTTGEPGPQSTTAEPSVISDSVSSPRQPVPSQETQRKFYDLPEFNGAPEEWPMFNKAFTMTTAEYGYSDRQNLLRLQKAIKGKARETVECLLIHSSNVSNILETLKQNFGRPEKLVKSQISRVREFPSIREGRLEQLVELKMKVQNLASFLEAANAHQQLKNPTLMEELILKLPVQQRLEWAHHSKQLGNEKSIRHFSLWLQGLAEEVQDTGLVDDQATFKPKKEKSRLFHANDIGLVTMKACSACNGKHDLENCNSFAQLELEKKWQHVRERKLCFNCLKYGHRSQKCRRHHQCGLDEFIDRFRHPGLTVSDIRQETNLLIRHIQL from the coding sequence ATGGGAAAAGTGGAAAGAGAATCCGCGCAAGGTGAAGCCTCAAATATGGAGGGGGCCGGGGCCGGCACATCAAAAGAAGCCCAATCACATGGCGTTGTTAACGTTATGATGGAGATGTGGCGCCAAATGCAAGAAGGTCAGCGGGCCAATGCAAAGCAAATGCAGCAGTTCCAAATGGAAGTTCTGCGGATGAATCAAATTCAAATGGAAAAAACTAATATACTTCTGCGATCCCTTGGTATTAGAGGAAGGACAACTGGCGAGCCAGGACCACAATCAACCACGGCTGAGCCCTCAGTGATATCAGACTCAGTCTCATCACCAAGGCAACCGGTTCCTTCTCAGGAAACGCAAAGAAAATTTTACGATCTACCGGAGTTTAATGGTGCTCCCGAAGAGTGGCCAATGTTCAACAAAGCTTTCACTATGACCACTGCAGAGTACGGATACAGTGACAGGCAAAATTTGTTACGCCTCCAAAAGGCAATAAAGGGCAAGGCTAGGGAGACCGTCGAATGTTTGCTTATTCACAGTTCTAACGTTTCAAATATTTTAGAGACCCTTAAACAAAATTTTGGTAGACCGGAGAAACTCGTAAAAAGCCAGATTAGTCGCGTTAGAGAATTTCCGAGCATTCGCGAAGGGAGATTGGAACAATTAGTAGAGTTAAAAATGAAAGTACAAAACTTGGCTTCATTCTTAGAAGCAGCTAACGCGCATCAGCAGTTAAAAAACCCAACATTAATGGAGGAGTTAATCTTAAAGTTGCCAGTGCAACAGAGACTGGAGTGGGCACACCATTCCAAGCAACTCGGAAATGAAAAATCGATCCGTCATTTTAGTCTATGGCTTCAGGGATTGGCCGAAGAGGTGCAAGACACAGGATTAGTTGACGATCAGGCGACGTTCAAGCCAAAGAAGGAAAAGTCGAGACTATTCCATGCAAACGACATCGGACTTGTAACCATGAAGGCGTGCTCCGCCTGCAATGGGAAACACGACTTGGAAAACTGTAACTCATTTGCCCAGTTAGAACTTGAGAAAAAATGGCAGCATGTAAgggaaagaaaattatgcttcaattgcctaaagtaCGGCCATCGTAGTCAAAAATGTAGACGACATCACCAATGTGGACTTGATGAATTTATAGATCGttttaggcatccaggactcaccgtttctgatattcggcaagaaACGAATCTTCTGATTCGACATATTCAACTGTga